Proteins encoded together in one Sylvia atricapilla isolate bSylAtr1 chromosome 2, bSylAtr1.pri, whole genome shotgun sequence window:
- the COMMD6 gene encoding COMM domain-containing protein 6: protein MAGGSAGALARALEALDGGGAADKIRLIPQDFLAELCEQIIQHLNHKIPGINTAELCQRIQTSGVDINIGDLAKIANTLSFLFSTAARNNLSTEELVTTLGSGVSTLPKHAVQVIRHVWNEQGKAIAVSEDAGNMATVGQFVDMKWKLGVAMSSDTCRSLKYPYVTVTLKVADPSGQITDKSFEMTIPQFKNFFRQFKEMASVLETV from the exons ATGGCCGGCGGCTCTGCGGGCGCGCTGGCGCGGGCTCTGGAGGCGCTGG ATGGTGGTGGTGCAGCAGATAAGATTCGCTTAATACCTCAAGACTTCCTTGCAGAGCTG TGTGAACAAATAATTCAACATCTGAACCATAAGATCCCAGGTATAAATACAGCTGAATTGTGTCAG AGAATTCAAACATCGGGGGTTGACATTAATATTGGTGACCTGGCAAAAATAGCTAACActctttcatttctatttag cacagcagccagaaaCAACCTCTCTACAGAAGAGCTGGTCACCACCTTGGGCAGTGGTGTCAGCACACTGCCAAAACATGCAGTTCAGGTCATTCGTCACGTGTGGAACGAGCAGGGCAAAGCCATTGCTGTGTCAGAAGATGCGGGAAATATGGCCACAGTGGGGCAG TTTGTAGATATGAAATGGAAGCTGGGAGTTGCGATGAGCTCTGACACCTGCAGGTCCCTGAAGTACCCCTATGTCACAGTGACACTCAAAGTGGCAGACCCTTCAGGACAAATAACAGACAAATCTTTTGAAATGACCATCCCACAGTTCAAG AACTTCTTCAGACAGTTCAAGGAAATGGCATCTGTTCTTGAAACAGTTTGA